One region of Terricaulis silvestris genomic DNA includes:
- a CDS encoding ABC transporter ATP-binding protein — MNAALEAEGLVKRYGARTAVQDLSFSVPQGAIYGVLGPNGAGKSSTLRMLVGVLRPTAGRISILGGPATRETMRRVGYLPEERGLYRSMSARSAIAYLARLKGISSSKAHKRADFLLESHGLGKHKRKKIKTLSKGMAQKVQVLASIAHEPDLIIFDEPFSGLDPVNQRVLEDTIRAEAAAGRTILFSTHVMEHAERLCDRILLIAHGSAAFEGTVRDALALAPSLAVIETDGAYDIAPVLGPRGFTWTEEQGEHGNRRWRVRIENGHDSRQLLQVCVEAGAPLTLFEPARASLHEAFVALVGDKAMPSAAE, encoded by the coding sequence ATGAATGCCGCGCTTGAAGCAGAAGGGCTGGTCAAGCGCTACGGCGCCCGGACCGCGGTCCAGGATCTCAGTTTCTCCGTCCCGCAGGGGGCGATCTACGGCGTGCTCGGCCCTAATGGCGCCGGCAAGTCGAGCACGCTGCGCATGCTTGTCGGCGTTCTGCGACCGACTGCCGGCCGCATCTCCATTCTCGGCGGCCCCGCGACGCGCGAAACCATGCGCCGCGTCGGCTATCTCCCAGAAGAGCGCGGCCTCTATCGCTCCATGAGCGCGCGCTCCGCAATTGCGTATCTCGCGAGGCTCAAAGGCATCAGCTCCAGCAAAGCGCACAAACGTGCCGATTTCCTTTTGGAGTCGCATGGCCTCGGCAAACACAAGCGCAAGAAGATCAAAACGCTGTCGAAGGGCATGGCCCAGAAAGTTCAAGTGCTCGCCTCGATCGCGCACGAGCCCGACCTCATCATCTTCGACGAACCGTTCTCCGGCCTCGATCCCGTCAACCAGCGCGTGCTCGAAGATACCATTCGCGCCGAAGCCGCCGCCGGTCGCACCATTCTCTTCTCCACCCACGTCATGGAGCACGCCGAACGCCTCTGCGACCGCATCTTACTGATCGCGCACGGCAGCGCGGCGTTTGAAGGCACTGTACGTGACGCGCTAGCGCTGGCGCCGAGCCTCGCTGTGATCGAAACCGATGGCGCATACGATATTGCACCAGTACTCGGCCCGCGCGGTTTTACCTGGACAGAAGAGCAGGGCGAGCACGGCAATCGCCGCTGGCGCGTGCGCATCGAAAATGGCCATGACTCGCGCCAGTTGTTGCAAGTGTGCGTCGAAGCCGGTGCGCCGCTCACGTTGTTCGAACCCGCCCGCGCCAGCCTGCACGAAGCTTTCGTCGCGCTGGTCGGCGATAAAGCCATGCCGAGCGCCGCCGAATGA
- a CDS encoding class I SAM-dependent methyltransferase produces MTAPNPEKLNAFLGKLVGDLGATASAALVLIGDRLGIYKAMADGKAVTPDELATKTKLKERYLREWLSAQAAAGYVDYNPKTKKFKLNPEQACAFADEGGPAFFAGAFEVAQAMWLDEGKVAEAFKTGKGVGWHEHSTCLFRGTERFFRPGYNANLVSQWIPALKGVTAKLEKGAKVADVGCGHGASTILMALAYPKSKFYGYDYHAPSIVRAKQMAKEAGVSKRIMFEQASAKDYPALEYDMVAFFDCLHDMGDPIGAGKHVKSTMATDGTWMIVEPFAHDDLKDNLNPVGRVYYAASTLICTPASLSQEVGMGLGAQAGEGRLKKVAKEAGFTKFRRAAETPFNLVFEARA; encoded by the coding sequence ATGACGGCGCCCAATCCTGAAAAACTGAACGCTTTTCTCGGAAAACTTGTCGGCGATCTTGGCGCCACCGCGAGCGCGGCGCTGGTGCTGATCGGCGATCGGCTGGGCATCTACAAAGCGATGGCGGACGGCAAAGCGGTGACGCCGGATGAGCTGGCGACAAAGACGAAGCTCAAGGAGCGCTATTTGCGCGAGTGGCTCTCGGCGCAGGCGGCTGCGGGCTACGTCGACTACAATCCGAAGACCAAGAAATTCAAGCTCAATCCCGAGCAAGCTTGCGCGTTTGCTGACGAGGGCGGGCCGGCGTTTTTTGCGGGCGCGTTCGAAGTGGCGCAAGCGATGTGGTTGGACGAAGGCAAGGTCGCGGAGGCGTTCAAGACCGGCAAAGGCGTGGGCTGGCACGAGCATTCGACGTGTCTTTTTCGTGGGACGGAGCGTTTCTTCCGGCCGGGCTACAACGCGAACCTAGTGTCACAGTGGATACCGGCGCTGAAAGGCGTAACGGCGAAGTTGGAGAAAGGCGCGAAGGTTGCCGACGTTGGTTGCGGGCACGGTGCATCGACGATCCTGATGGCGCTCGCCTACCCGAAGTCGAAATTCTATGGCTACGATTATCACGCGCCGTCGATCGTGCGCGCTAAGCAGATGGCGAAGGAAGCCGGGGTCTCGAAGCGCATCATGTTCGAACAAGCCAGCGCTAAGGACTACCCGGCGCTCGAGTACGACATGGTGGCGTTCTTCGATTGCTTGCACGACATGGGTGATCCGATCGGCGCCGGCAAGCACGTGAAGTCGACGATGGCGACGGATGGAACCTGGATGATCGTCGAGCCGTTCGCGCATGACGATTTGAAGGACAATCTCAATCCAGTTGGACGCGTGTACTACGCGGCGTCCACGTTGATCTGCACGCCGGCGTCGCTGAGCCAAGAAGTCGGCATGGGCTTGGGCGCGCAGGCGGGCGAAGGGCGGTTGAAGAAAGTCGCGAAGGAAGCGGGCTTTACGAAGTTTCGCCGCGCGGCGGAGACGCCGTTCAATCTTGTGTTTGAAGCGCGCGCCTGA